ATGCCAAGTTTTAGAAGATGTATTTGGCAGATTTAAGTTCATGGTAAATTTTTTATGAACCTAGGGATTTGACCTCTAAAGATCTTCATGCCTGAGATCCCCGAGTCAATTTAAACTTGCTCGTGGGCCAGCGGGGAAGTATCCAGAATCCTTCAGTGTTGTCTTAACACTCCCTGTACCTTAGAGTTTGGGCCGCTATACCTGGATCTTTGTCACCTCATTTTTGATGTGAACAGCCTATGAGTGAGTTCCAGCTGTGAAATCTGGTCCTCTTCTTATTAAATtctggacattaaaaaaaaaatctggtcaaTACGCTGTGTCCTGGCTGCTCTGTGTCTCTTCCCAAGTGAGTTTAGTCCTGCTCCTGGTTTCCTGTGGGTGCGCAGTAGAAAGTTGCTCTTTTACAAAAGAGACATGTCATTGATGGGATCCTGCAATGGTATTAAGTTTAAATGACATGACCAGATGTGAGGACAGAAAAGATTTGCATCTATAAAAATAACTTCAGCTGTCCACTGGTACAGTGTATCACTCTGTGTAATATTTCCTTaagttttttcacttttattttttaaaaatcacataaaaataacCATTACCTAAATTGGTGTATTTTATTGGAAACATCCAAAAGAAAAGTGTTGTTCATGTCATCTTATAATATGGTGAACTAATCCAGAAGTCACATTTTGTCAGGAGTGAGCAGAACTTGGTGGTTATGAGGATGAAATGGGCAGGATGGCATTTCAAACATTCTCCTTCCATCCTTCAGAGACGTGGACGTAATCATGGGCTTCCTTTAAGGAATGAGACCCCCAAAAGTagtcaaaataaaagaaagtcatgggacttccctggtggcgcagtggtgaagaatccacctgccaatgcaggggacacgggttcgagccctggtccgggaagatcccacatgccacggagcaactaagcccatgtgccacaactacggagcctgtgctctagagcccgcgagccacaactactgaacccgcgtacgacaactactgaagcctgcgtgcctagagcccgtgccccgcaacaagagaagccaccgcaatgagaggcccgtgcaccgcaacaaagagtagcccctgctcgcggcaactagagaaagcctgtgctcagcaacgaagacccaacgctgccaaaaacaaaaaataaaaaataaataaaataaaatatattaaaaaagaaagaaagtcatcACATTGATAGTTTTATTCAACGTGAGGGGTCCAGGACATGATGTGACctgataaaggaaattttctttacACTCGTGGACCTAAATGTCAAGGGGAGGACAACTAGAGATTAGGGATCTAAACATGATGTTCATGATTCTCTTGATGTAGAGCAGAGAACATAAGCCTCTCTGGGCAGATTTCCTTAATTGGCTGTTCTGtctgagtgggggaggggaggcaggcatCAGTAGGGTGGTGGGGAGCTGGTGGGAGACAGGGCGTCCCCGCCCCCCCCTTACTTTCCGCAGAGTGAAACGTGACTGGTGCTTATGTGTGTGCTCTTTCCAGAACCCGTGAAAGAAGTTGCTGCGATGGTTGGCTGGGCTCTCAGGAGAGCTGCCCAGGTGCGCGTCCACCTGGCAAGGAAGGCCAGCGGGGTCTGCCGAGGCCCTGAGCATCAGGCCTTGGGCGCGAGGCCCGCTGCCCTGGAGCCCGCCGGCCGGGGAGCCCCCGGGCCCCCGGGCGACGCGGTGGAGCTGCTGGGCAAGTCCTACCCCCGGGATGGCTACAGCAACCTGTCCCGCAAGGTCCTGTCCAGGGTGGGCAGGAACCTGCACAACCGGCCGCATCACCCGCTGTGGCTGATCAAGGAGAGGGTGAAGCAGCACTTCTACGCGCGGTACGTGGGCCGCTCGGGGACGCCCCTCTTCTCTGTCTACGACGACCTCTCCCCGGTGGTCACCACCTGGCAGAACTTCGACAGCCTGCTCGTCCCGGCCGACCACCCCAGCCGGAAGAAGGGCGACAGCTATTACCTGAACGCGACCCACATGCTGCGCGCGCACACGTCCGCGCACCAGTGGGACCTGCTGCGCGCGGGGCTGGACGCCTTCTTGGTGGTGGGCGACGTGTACCGGCGCGACCAGATCGACGCCCAGCACCACCCTGTGTTCCACCAACTGGAGGGCGTGCGGCTCTTCTCCCGGCACCAGGTGAGTGCGGCCCCTCTCGGGCGTGGAGGCCCCTGCGGTTTATCTCAGCCAAGCCCCCCGGGGTCCTTGACCGTGCTCGGCACCCGCGCGTTATCCATCCTGGGTGGCGTCCTCTGTGCAGGCGGAGCTCAGTGCTTTCTGGCTGATGCGTTGTGTCAGTAGCCGCAGGAGTTGGCAGGCCTTTGCTGCCTCGTGTCTGTCCTTTTCCTTCCAGTCCCGACGTGCCTGTCTCTGGGTTTCTCCTTGTGAGTGGGTAGTCAGTGGCTCACACTTACCCCAATCCCGGATGACTCGAGATGCAGCCCTGAGACCCGTGGTCTGGTTACCCCAGATCTCAGTTAGCGGAGGTTAATTACATGTTCCGGGTGTTAGGCACGAATGAATTTCTTAGGTAGCCCGGTGACTGGTGGTTTAGTGGCTGAGACTGTAAGCTGTCTTCTCGTCCCACACGCTTTCCTTACCGTCCCCTGCTTTACACTTGTGGgtgctttacattttttctttttgagacgTCTTCATTATTGCTCTTCTTGAAGTATGTGTTTGGATGCATAGAGCCTTTTTGATCAGGAAATCTGATATTCCGGCTATTCTCAAAAGCACCCAACTCCTTGCATCTGTTAGCTGACATCCTAATATGTTGtgcacagctttttttttttttttggcaatttaTGAAAATTTCTTAAAGCTTGAGTCTATTTCCTAAAAAAGTGCAATATCACTTGTCTttcattaacatattttaaaaccgtCTCCGTTTTTATGTGAGAAACAAATGGAATTAATGAGGCATTACTCCTTTAGTACTTCTTCCAAACATGTTCATTGAAACAGGAGGAATAATTGTCACAAAACTCCTTCCCACAAAACACCAGGTAAGTGGGTTGTCGGATATGAGCAGGAACAGTATAGGATCCTGAGGCTGATAAGTAACCATCATTTGTTGTGTTAAATGAGTCGTGTTTTAGGAGAGGACCGTTTGCTTCAGGATGTGCTATCTTCCTGGGAATTCGTGATAATTCAGAAATAGGTATTAGCTTTACACAAAAGGCCATCCAAGCTTGATCCCAGAGCTGCTTAGATGAGCGCTTTTGCTACTAGGAAAAGCTGACTATTTTCTATGTTAGGAGTAATAACTATTAACAAGGATACAGATTTATTAGGAAACAAAAGGGAAATGGACAAAGACAGGTCAAAGTCTGAGAAATATGACCAAGTGATGGAATGTCACCTACAGCTAATGAGCCAGCAGAGGTGCGACACCAGTGACAGGGTGTCCAGGTCACGGCAGTGGCAGTCTCAttacaaaaatgagaaaggacAGTGCTCCCTGGTTGGTAAGCCTGCAAGCCGTGGCAatggcagagga
This is a stretch of genomic DNA from Balaenoptera musculus isolate JJ_BM4_2016_0621 chromosome 11, mBalMus1.pri.v3, whole genome shotgun sequence. It encodes these proteins:
- the FARS2 gene encoding phenylalanine--tRNA ligase, mitochondrial isoform X2, whose translation is MVGWALRRAAQVRVHLARKASGVCRGPEHQALGARPAALEPAGRGAPGPPGDAVELLGKSYPRDGYSNLSRKVLSRVGRNLHNRPHHPLWLIKERVKQHFYARYVGRSGTPLFSVYDDLSPVVTTWQNFDSLLVPADHPSRKKGDSYYLNATHMLRAHTSAHQWDLLRAGLDAFLVVGDVYRRDQIDAQHHPVFHQLEGVRLFSRHQLFAGTKDGENLQLFEQSSRSAHKQETHTLEATKLVEFDLKQTLTRLMTHLFGDAGAEDQIGWAFGLGLERLAMVLYDIPDIRLFWSEDERFLKQFCVQDINQKVKFQPLSKYPAVINDISFWLPPENYTENDFYDLVRTIGGDLVEKVDLIDKFEHPKTHRTSHCYRVTYRHMERTMSQREVGRVHQAVQEAAVRLLGVEGRF